From a single Apium graveolens cultivar Ventura chromosome 2, ASM990537v1, whole genome shotgun sequence genomic region:
- the LOC141706764 gene encoding uncharacterized protein LOC141706764 produces MESSASSRSYVPSKSKKRVFPGESSMDPDVIEIPPPVDRRSKGKGIKINELIDQEIIDVDGDENSITSTEGMDTKSYKDKRAITINSLGTSGASAHRSGNWGQSLKKSSAPGSQNVIDLDGFACDFSFLNDDYVDTYSDCTPLFDDNPVYEDEYESLQSHFDNIDIPPGVEAPVSWFSGPAQNKITSGTTNSSTRLNPKPSPGVLLPGKEASHSLWSVDPWGGKSTTNSLTMGTPIHPVGHPHKAVMPSFWPNAEKAQREKIIAASKHLQYKTRGSGWGFDNKSTASGVASSHGLHNPPGFWKKHSGVEPDSFRSARIHKKTKQISSIPYIPNASKVFPVTGTWFNYDSSMYPMASSNYPPHYNPLLNDYLYFEELAHDPFELDSYAIKNNAMDLVIPFGSSSRSQNHAKYLGTPSGSSSAGQQNDAAKHVNGDEILLKFQQFQKFDIVQDTSDHHYVHNGSSLKQPSKKWAKKIQEEWKILEKDLPDTIFVRAYESRMDLLRAVIIGAEGTPYHDGLFFFDVSFPDNYPLVPPNVYYHSRGLRLNPNLYENGKVCLSLLNTWSGSQKEMWIPNLSTMLQVLVSIQGLILNAKPYFNEPAYAGLSGSPQGEISSHHYNESTFIFSLKTVVCTLRNKPKHFEDFVVGHFFKRASDILVACKAYMDGAQVGCLVKGGVQDVDEGDKSCSENFKATLGAYMKPLVAAFTQIGVKDCEQFIPPPQKGSSQTGIRPAGQRLMSPALKGVNFF; encoded by the exons ATGGAGTCATCAGCGTCATCGAGGAGTTATGTACCATCGAAATCAAA GAAAAGAGTGTTTCCGGGAGAAAGCTCGATGGATCCTGATGTGATTGAGATTCCTCCGCCGGTTGATCGGAGGTCGAAAGGGAAAGGAATTAAGATTAACGAG TTGATAGATCAAGAAATAATTGATGTTGATGGTGATGAAAACAGTATCACATCTACTGAAGGGATGGATACTAAAAGTTACAAAGACAAG AGAGCTATTACGATCAATTCCTTAGGAACTAGTGGTGCATCAGCCCACAGATCTGGGAATTGGGGACAATCTTTAAAGAAGAGCTCTGCCCCAGGATCACAGAACGTAATTGATTTAGATGGTTTTGCATGTGATTTTTCATTTCTTAATGATGATTATGTGGATACTTACTCTGACTGTACACCTCTATTCGATGACAATCCGGTGTACGAGGATGAGTATGAAAGTTTACAATCCCATTTTGATAATATTGACATTCCGCCTGGTGTTGAGGCTCCCGTTTCTTGGTTCTCCGGTCCTGCGCAAAATAAAATTACCTCTGGTACCACAAATAGTTCCACCCGGTTAAATCCAAAACCCAGCCCCGGTGTTCTCCTTCCTGGAAAGGAGGCATCACATTCCCTGTGGTCTGTAGATCCTTGGGGCGGGAAGTCCACTACAAATAGTCTAACGATGGGAACCCCGATTCACCCAGTCGGTCACCCTCACAAGGCAGTGATGCCTTCGTTCTGGCCTAATGCTGAGAAGGCTCAGAGGGAGAAAATTATAGctgcttcaaagcacttgcaatataaaacacgCGGTAGCGGTTGGGGCTTTGATAATAAATCTACAGCCTCTGGTGTTGCAAGTAGTCATGGCCTACATAACCCTCCAGGTTTTTGGAAGAAGCATTCTGGAGTTGAGCCAGACTCCTTCCGCAGTGCTCGCATTCATAAGAAAACTAAGCAGATAAGTAGTATTCCCTATATTCCTAATGCTTCTAAAGTGTTCCCAGTGACCGGTACCTGGTTTAATTATGACAGCAGTATGTACCCAATGGCTTCTTCAAATTATCCCCCCCACTATAATCCATTACTTAATGATTATCTGTATTTTGAGGAATTAGCACATGATCCATTTGAGCTGGATTCCTACGCAATAAAAAATAATGCCATGGATCTGGTGATTCCATTTGGTTCATCTTCCAGAAGCCAAAACCATGCAAAATATTTAGGTACTCCATCCGGGTCATCTTCTGCGGGCCAACAGAATGATGCAGCTAAGCATGTCAATGGAGATGAGATTCTTTTGAAATTCCAACAATTTCAAAAATTCGACATTGTCCAAGATACTTCAGATCACCACTACGTGCATAATGGATCTTCATTGAAGCAG CCATCAAAGAAATGGGCAAAGAAAATACAGGAAGAATGGAAGATTCTGGAGAAAGATTTGCCTG ATACCATATTCGTTAGAGCGTACGAATCAAGAATGGATCTTCTTAGAGCTGTTATTATAGGAGCGGAGGGGACTCCTTACCATGATGGCCTTTTTTTCTTTGATGTTTCATTCCCCGACAATTATCCTCTTGTGCCACCG AATGTGTACTACCACTCACGTGGTCTCAGACTCAATCCAAATTTGTACGAAAATGGAAAAGTATGCCTGAGTCTTCTTAACACCTGGAGTGGTAGCCAGAAGGAGATGTGGATCCCTAATTTATCAACTATGCTCCAAGTTCTGGTTTCCATACAAGGTCTAATACTGAATGCGAAACCATACTTTAACGAACCTGCATATGCTGGTTTAAGCGGCTCCCCACAGGGGGAAATAAGCTCTCACCATTATAATGAGTCCACTTTTATCTTCTCCCTGAAAACTGTGGTGTGTACTTTGAGGAATAAACCAAAG CATTTTGAGGATTTCGTAGTGGGGCACTTTTTCAAGCGTGCATCGGATATCTTGGTGGCATGTAAGGCATATATGGATGGAGCTCAAGTTGGCTGTCTTGTCAAAGGTGGTGTTCAGGATGTTGATGAAGGGGACAAGAGTTGCTCAgagaattttaaggcgactttAGGTGCTTACATGAAACCACTTGTAGCCGCATTTACACAAATCGGTGTGAAGGACTGTGAACAATTCATTCCACCTCCACAGAAGGGAAGCAGCCAGACGGGAATCAGGCCGGCAGGTCAAAGACTTATGTCTCCTGCCCTCAAGGGGGTTAACTTTTTTTAA
- the LOC141706765 gene encoding uncharacterized protein LOC141706765, translated as MSKKPKAVRGKENLQWTPSMDALFIEAMLYEEKHGNRCDGTFTSASYMNMLDFLKGKLEIPNLKKEHLKNRLRTLKENFRECYDLFHNKSSLGFTWNPATKLWTAEEEVWKTFVESKPTAARWMTKPMHNYDALKELFANDRTTVEGVGNAKKKRKQSAELNENEVIVDENDNLLYQNFISSENLVDLDAYEEDSPIPKGEAQFHSGAASEEMKARVSDADANTEEHPFISAIEKFANMINESNRQMINAFTRATETMANAISSSQQRTYSPSEIYTELLQMKLDQPFLDEAYFWLADNEKMVRLLFGFPAERRKDALESMVKKAKSCSRGTI; from the exons ATGAGCAAGAAGCCGAAAGCAGTAAGAGGAAAGGAAAATTTACAATGGACGCCTTCTATGGATGCGCTCTTCATTGAGGCAATGTTGTATGAAGAAAAACATGGTAATAGATGTGATGGTACTTTTACAAGTGCTTCATACATGAACATGCTTGACTTTTTGAAAGGAAAGCTTGAAATTCCTAATTTAAAGAAGGAACATTTAAAGAACAGACTGAGAACCTTGAAGGAGAATTTTCGTGAATGCTATGATCTTTTCCACAATAAGAGTTCGTTGGGATTTACTTGGAATCCTGCAACGAAGTTGTGGACCGCAGAAGAGGAAGTCTGGAAAACCTTTGTAGAg TCAAAACCGACTGCTGCCAGATGGATGACCAAACCAATGCACAACTATGATGCCTTGAAAGAGCTGTTTGCAAATGATAGAACAACTGTTGAAGGTGTAGGAAATGCCAAGAAAAAGAGAAAACAATCTGCTGAACTGAATGAAAACGAGGTGATTGTAGATGAAAATGACAACTTGTTATATCAGAACTTCATTTCATCAGAGAACTTGGTTGATTTGGACGCTTATGAAGAGGATAGTCCCATACCAAAAGGCGAAGCACAATTCCACAGCGGAGCTGCTTCAGAAGAAATGAAGGCAAGAGTTTCAGATGCGGATGCCAATACTGAAGAACATCCTTTCATTTCAGCCATTGAAAAATTTGCAAATATGATCAATGAAAGTAATAGGCAGATGATTAATGCTTTTACCAGAGCAACTGAAACAATGGCAAATGCAATTTCAAGTTCACAGCAGCGTACTTACTCACCATCAGAAATTTACACTGAATTACTTCAAATGAAGCTGGATCAGCCTTTTCTTGATGAAGCCTATTTCTGGCTCGCTGATAACGAGAAGATGGTGAGGCTACTCTTCGGTTTCCCAGCTGAGAGGCGCAAAGATGCTTTAGAAAGtatggtgaagaaggctaagagTTGTTCAAGGGGAACCATTTGA